Within the Cyanobacteriota bacterium genome, the region CACTATCTCAGACGGATGGCATTACCGTAGTCTCTCAGTCCCATTGGTATCGAACACGGCCTGTTGGCCCCCCTCAGCCTGACTATCTCAATGGTTGTGCTCTATTAAGGGTGACCCTAACTCCCCTGGAACTACTGCAAGTATTGTTGGCAACTGAGACGAAGTTTCAGCGGGTTCGACGAGGCAAAAACCAACCTAGAACTTTAGATTTAGATTTGTTACTGTTTGACAATTTGGTGCTGAATTTGCCAGAATTGCAGATTCCTCATCCCCGGATGATTAATCGGGCTTTTGTATTAGTGCCATTGGCAGAAATTGCCCCAGATTGGATTGAACCTATCTCTGGGTTGTCGATCGCTCAACTTGTGAACCGCGTAGATTGCTCAGGTATTTTGCGACGGGAGTCTTAGTTACAGTCAAGACAGCCAACTTCATGCCATTTTATGAAGTGTCCCTGTTGGGAAAGAAATCCATGCAGAAGCGCCATAGGGTTATGTAAGTATAGAGTTCCCAAAGCAGCTAGTGTCATATGACCCAGTTACAGTCTATCCGTCCGCACTCATCAGGCAGCAATCTACCAAACATTCAGGCTAGCTTTCCCTATCCTTACTCTAATGCCGATGTTAGTGTTGCTCCTTGTTCTATCACTCACCACTCGCACTCAGCAGCCGCAACTGTGAACTCTTGTGTCTCACCATGGCTGATGCCCCTGGTGTATCCCCTCGGTCACCGACTCGTTATTCCTGCATATTTCCGCCGTGTCGATATTGTTGGGCAAGAGAACCTGTTCATCGATAAGCCCATAATCTTAGCGCCTACCCACCGATCGCGCTGGGATGCTCTGATTGTTCCCTATGCAGCCGGAAAGCTAGTGACTGGCAAGCACCTACGGTTTATGGTTTCTGCTGATGAGATGCTAGGTCTGCAAGGCTGGTTTATTCGGCGCTTGGGCGGATTTCCTGTGG harbors:
- a CDS encoding 1-acyl-sn-glycerol-3-phosphate acyltransferase codes for the protein MTQLQSIRPHSSGSNLPNIQASFPYPYSNADVSVAPCSITHHSHSAAATVNSCVSPWLMPLVYPLGHRLVIPAYFRRVDIVGQENLFIDKPIILAPTHRSRWDALIVPYAAGKLVTGKHLRFMVSADEMLGLQGWFIRRLGGFPVDTRKPSIATLRYTIELLHRRESLVIFPEGNIHHGQPVQPLKPGLARLALQAESLQPGLDIHIVPMSIKYGSALVPWRTTVRVAIGTPLSIAPYTSGHTKQQAKHLTQALEQALKVLHD
- the folK gene encoding 2-amino-4-hydroxy-6-hydroxymethyldihydropteridine diphosphokinase, with product LSQTDGITVVSQSHWYRTRPVGPPQPDYLNGCALLRVTLTPLELLQVLLATETKFQRVRRGKNQPRTLDLDLLLFDNLVLNLPELQIPHPRMINRAFVLVPLAEIAPDWIEPISGLSIAQLVNRVDCSGILRRES